The Streptomyces laurentii region GGCTACCGTCCGCCCCAGGTCTTCGTCGACGCTGTCCTCGCCGCCGACCTCGGCGCGTAGGTCACCGCGCGCCGGCCCTTTCCGGGGCCGGGTCACGCCGGCACCGCGCCTTCCCGAACGGGAGCGCCCCGTCACCCGCCGCTGCTCTCGCTCCCGCCCGATCCGCAGCCGAAACCGCCGCCACCGCTCCCACCGCCGTCGAAGCCGCCGTCCGAGTCGTGGTACTCGCGGTCGCGGTCGAGGGCCCGGCCCATGCGGACCAGGGTGCGGCCGAGGCCGGCCGGGAGGGTCTGGACGCCCGACGGGCCGTACTGGGTCGGGCCGGGGTCGAGAAGGGCGGCCGGACCGTCGAGGACGTACGCCGGGAGGAGAGCGTCCTCGGCCCTGGCGGCGTCGAGGCGCCGCCGGCCCGCCCGGGTGGGCCGACGGCGCCAGTCGCGGATCAGGCCCAAGGCGAGGAGCCGGGCGGCGAGTTCGGCGACCTCGGGGAGTTCCGGACGGCCTCGACCACGTCCCGCACGGGTTTGCTGCGGGGGCAGGCGGTGACCACCGCGCGTTCGACCGGATGCCCGGGACGCTCGTCGCCGACGACCCGCAGCCGGGCGGTCCCCAAGGACAGCATCCCGCGCGCGGTGAGCGCGATGACGGCGCTCTCCGCGACCCGCAGTGTGCCGCCCGCGAGGAAGGCGTACGCGTACGCGTCCAGTTCCTCGCCGGCGTCCCCCGCGTCCGTCCGCCGGCGTGTAGGTGCCCGAACCATGCGCTCTTGCCCGCATGTGAGCCGCCGGCGGTCCGGGTCACGGTCCGGGGCGGCTCAAGATCGGGCTGCCGGGGCTTCGCTGTCGACGGGCCTGCGAGCCGCCCGGGAGGAGTGCGTCACGGGCGCTTCGGCGAGTCGTCGTCCGCGAGCAGTCGACGCGTCGCTCCCGACGCGAAGTCGGACACGGTCGCCAGGTCGTCGCCCTGGTCGATTCTGCGGATGCACGCGTCGACGACGGCCTGGAGCACCGCCACGGTCAGCTCGGGCTGCGGCTGCCCCAGTTCGCGTACGACCCGGGCGAGCGCTTCGTGGAGCGAGACGTGCAGATTTCTCACCCGCTCCCTCGCTGACGGGGAGAGTGAGCCGCGCGAGAGCGCGGCCCGCCAGCCGTGGGTGCCTCGGGCGGCCTGTTCGAGGTTGGCCCGGACGTAGGCGGCGGCCTGGGCGGTGGGCGTGGTCTCGGCCGCGATGGCCTGCTCCACCGCGTCGATCCAAGCGGGGAATTCGCGGGTGACGACGAGTTCGAGCAGGTCGTCGATGGAGTTGAAGTAGCGGTAGA contains the following coding sequences:
- a CDS encoding hypothetical protein (identified by MetaGeneAnnotator; putative;~sequence version:1), which encodes MGLIRDWRRRPTRAGRRRLDAARAEDALLPAYVLDGPAALLDPGPTQYGPSGVQTLPAGLGRTLVRMGRALDRDREYHDSDGGFDGGGSGGGGFGCGSGGSESSGG
- a CDS encoding hypothetical protein (identified by MetaGeneAnnotator; putative;~sequence version:1), which produces MVRAPTRRRTDAGDAGEELDAYAYAFLAGGTLRVAESAVIALTARGMLSLGTARLRVVGDERPGHPVERAVVTACPRSKPVRDVVEAVRNSPRSPNSPPGSSPWA
- a CDS encoding hypothetical protein (identified by MetaGeneAnnotator; putative;~transcriptional regulator [Streptomyces lividans TK24]), translated to MPKIEAGSVREHRAQRLAQLIDAAEELLEEGGAEALTAGAVAARAGIARNSIYRYFNSIDDLLELVVTREFPAWIDAVEQAIAAETTPTAQAAAYVRANLEQAARGTHGWRAALSRGSLSPSARERVRNLHVSLHEALARVVRELGQPQPELTVAVLQAVVDACIRRIDQGDDLATVSDFASGATRRLLADDDSPKRP